The window CGTGCTGCGTTCGTTCGGCAAGTTTTTTGGCCTGGCCGGGGCTCGCCTGGGATTTGTATTGGCCGAGCGCCACTTGCTCAAGTTGCTCGCCGAACAAGTCGGGCCTTGGGCCGTCAGCGGGCCGACCCGGGTGGTGGGCCAGGCGTGCCTGCTGGACACCGACGCCCAGGCCCGCCAGCGCCAACGCTGCGAAGACACCAGTCAGCGCCTGGCGCTGACGCTCGAACGCCACGGCTTCAAGCCTCAGGGCGGCTGCGGGTTGTTCCAATGGCTGGTCACTGAGCACGCCCAGGCACTTTACGATTTCATGGCCCAGCGCGGCATTCTTCTGCGGTTGTTTACCCATACCAGCAGCCTGCGCTTCGGGTTGCCGGCCGATGACGGTGAATTCCTGCGCCTGGAACAAGCTTTCGAGGCCTACGCCAAGGACATCCAATGACCACTGTAATGGTGCAGGGCACCACGTCCGATGCCGGCAAAAGCACTCTCGTCACGGCGTTGTGCCGCTGGGTCAGGCGTCAGGGGGTGAGCGTGGTGCCGTTCAAACCACAGAACATGGCACTCAACAGCGCGGTAACGGCCGATGGCGGTGAAATCGGCCGTGCCCAGGCCGTGCAGGCCCAGGCGGCCGGTCTCCAACCGCATACCGACATGAACCCGGTGCTGCTCAAGCCCAACAGCGACACCGGCGCCCAGGTCATTATCCATGGCCGCGCCGTCACCACCATGAATGCCGTGGCCTATCACGATTACAAAGCCATCGCGATGCAAGCGGTGCTGGCCTCCCACGAACGTTTGAGCGCGGCGTATCCGGTGGTGATGGTGGAGGGCGCGGGTTCCCCGGCGGAGATCAATCTGCGCGCCGGTGACATTGCCAACATGGGCTTTGCCGAGGCGGTGGACTGTCCGGTGCTGCTGATTGCCGATATCAATCGCGGCGGCGTCTTCGCCCACCTTGTGGGTACCCTGGAGCTGCTTTCGCCCAGCGAACAGGCGCGGGTCAAGGGCTTCATCATCAACCGTTTTCGCGGCGACATCGCCCTGCTGCAACCGGGCCTGGACTGGCTTGAGGCGCGCACCGGCAAACCGGTGATTGGCGTGTTGCCGTACGTGATGGACCTGCATCTGGAAGCCGAGGACGGTCTCGATCAACGGCAGGCCGACAAGGCCGAGCAGGTGCTCAAGGTAGTGGTGCCGGTATTGCCGCGCATCAGCAACCACACCGATTTCGATCCGCTGCGCCTGCATCCGCAGGTCGATCTGCAATTCATCGGCCCAGGCCAGCCCATTCCCGCGGCTGACTTGATCATCCTGCCGGGTTCAAAGAGCGTGCGCAGTGACTTGGCCTACCTGCGCGCCAACGGTTGGGAGACGGCCATCCATCGTCACCTGCGTTATGGAGGCAAGTTGCTAGGCATCTGCGGTGGTCTGCAGATGCTCGGCCAGCAGGTCCACGATCCGCTGGGGCTGGAAGGGGCCGCGGGCTCCAGCACCGGGCTGGGCTTGCTGGCTTTCGAAACGACCCTGGAACACGAGAAGCAGTTGCGCAATGTGCGCGGTCGACTGGCCCTGGAAGAGGCCGAGGTCAGCGGGTATGAAATCCATGCCGGTGTAACCTCAGGCCCGGCATTGGAAAACCCGGCGGTGCAGTTGGATAACGGTCGCTGTGATGGCGCCCAGAGTCTGGATGGGCAGATTTTCGGCACCTACCTGCATGGGCTGTTAGAGTCTCCGGCGGCCAGCAGCGCCTTGTTGCGTTGGGCCGGGTTGCAGAATGTGCAGGCGGTGGACTACCACGGGTTGCGCGAGCGGGACATCGAGCGGTTGGCGGATCTGGTGGAGCGGCATTTGGATACCGGGCTGTTGCGTGAGCTGTGTGGGATCTAGGGTGGCTGCACTGGCCTCATCGCGAGCAGGCTCGCTTCCACAAGGGACTTGTATGCATCGCACAACCACTGTGGGAGCGAGCCTGCTCGCGATGAAGCCGGCAGCAACACCGCCAATTTGAAAGGTAAAAAACATGCTGCAACTGATCCTCGGCGGCGCCCGCTCCGGTAAGAGTCGCCTGGCCGAAAAGCTCGCCACAGACAGCCGATTGCCCGTTACCTACATCGCCACCAGCCAACCCCTGGACGGCGAGATGAACGAACGGGTCGCCCAACACCGCGCTCGCCGTCCGGCCGAATGGGCGCTGGTGGAGGAGCCGTTGGCCCTGGCGCGGGTGCTGCGCGATAACGCCGGTTCAGGGCAATGCCTGTTGGTGGATTGCCTGACCCTGTGGCTGACCAATCTGCTGATGCTCGACAACCTCGAGCAGTTGACGGCCGAGCGTGACGCTTTGCTGGAGTGCGTTGGCGCGCTGCCGGGCGAAATCATTTTTGTCAGCAACGAGACCGGAATGGGTGTCGTGCCGCTGGGCGAGTTGACTCGCCGTTATGTCGATGAAGCCGGTTGGCTGCATCAAGCTTTGGCCGAACGTTGCCAGCGCGTCGTGCTGACCGTTGCCGGCTTGCCCCTGACTCTCAAAGGTACTGCGTTATGAATCATCGCTGGTGGCTGGACCCGTGCAAGCCCCTCGACACCCAGGCCCTGGAGCAGGCCGCGGTTCGTCAGCAACAACTGACCAAACCGGCCGGTTCCCTGGGGCGACTCGAGGCAGTGGCGGTGCAACTGGCGGGTTTGCAAGGGCAGGTCAAGCCGAGCCTGGATCAACTCTGGATCGCAATTTTCGCAGGTGATCATGGTGTGGTGGCCGAAGGCGTATCGGCCTATCCCCAGGAAGTCACCGGGCAGATGCTCCTCAATTTCGTCAGCGGCGGCGCGGCGATCAGTGTACTGGCGCGGCAACTGGGCGCCTCGTTGGAAGTGGTTGACCTGGGCACTGTGACGCCTTCGCTGGCGCTACCCGGTGTGCGGCATCTGAACGTGGGGCCAGGTACCGCGAATTTCGTGCAGGGGCCGGCGATGACCGTGACCCAAGGCGAGCAGGCATTGCTGGCCGGACGTGACAGTGTGTTGCGTGCTGTCGCCGCCGGAACGCAGCTGTTCATCGGCGGCGAAATGGGCATCGGCAACACCACGGCGGCCAGTGCCCTGGCCTGTGCCTTGCTTGACTGCCCGGTGACTCACCTGGTCGGGCCGGGCACCGGGCTGGACGCCGCGGGTGTCAGCCGCAAGGCTCAAGTCATCGAGCGCGCCCTGGCGTTGCACGGTGCACAGCGTAACGATCCACTGCAAACACTGTTCAACCTGGGCGGGTTTGAAATCGCAGCGTTGGCTGGCGCGTATCTGGCCTGCGCCCAGCAGGGCGTTGCGGTGCTGGTGGATGGTTTCATCTGCAGCGTCGCAGCACTGGTGGCGGTGCGTCTCAATCCTCAATGCAGGCAATGGCTGTTGTTCGGCCATCGCGGTGCCGAGCCGGGGCATCGGCACGTTCTGGAAACACTCGGCGCTGAGCCGCTCATGGACCTGGGCCTGCGCCTGGGTGAGGGCAGTGGTGCGGCGTTGGCGGTGCCGCTGTTGCGCCTGGCGTGTGATCTTCACGGGCAGATGGCGACGTTTGCCGAAGCGGCTGTGGCGGATCGCCCGGCATGACTTTGCACCTGGACCTGCTGCGCCACGGCGAGACCGAACTGGGCGGCGGGCTGCGTGGCAGCCTCGACGATGCCTTGACGGACAGGGGCTGGCAGCAGATGCGCGAGGCGGTCGCGGCGCGCGGGCCCTGGGATCGGCTGGTGAGTTCGCCGTTGCAGCGTTGCGCCCGTTTCACTGAGCAACTCGGCGTCCAGCTCGATGTGCCGGTGCACCTGGACAAGGGTCTGCAGGAGCTGCATTTCGGCGCCTGGGAAGGCTGCAGCGCGGCGGCGTTGATGGACACCGACGCCGAGGCGCTGGGCCGCTTTTGGGCCGATCCCTACGCATTCACCCCGCCAGACGGCGAGCCGGTGCTGGAGTTTTCGAAGCGAGTCCTGGCGGCGGTTGAACGCCTGAGGACCGCGTATGCAGGGCAGCGCGTATTGCTGGTCAGCCATGGCGGGGTGATGCGCTTGCTGCTGGCGCGAGCCCGGGGTCTGCCTCGGGAGCAGTTGCTCAATGTAGAAGTGGCTCATGGCGCGCTGTTTTCTCTTCGGGTGTCGCCTGGTTCGGTGTTGAAGGAAGAGGGCTGAAGATGCTGGCGTTCTGGATCGCCTTGCAGTTCCTGAGCAGCCTGCCGGTTCGCTTGCCGGGCATGCCTGAGCCTGCGCAGTTGGGGCGTTCGTTGCTGTTTTATCCGCTGGTAGGTCTGTTGTTCGGAGGCTTGTTGTGGGGGCTTGATGCCCTGTTGCTTGGCACGCCGCTGCTGCTCCATGGAGCCCTGTTGCTCACCGCTTGGGTGCTGCTTAGCGGCGGCCTGCACCTGGACGGGCTGGCCGACAGCGCGGATGCCTGGCTCGGCGGTTTTGGCGATCGCGAGCGTACGCTGCTGATCATGAAAGACCCTCGCAGCGGGCCGATTGCGGTGATTACGCTGGTGTTGGTGCTGCTGCTCAAATTCGCCGCATTGCTGGCCCTGATCGAGCAGCGACAAACCCTGGCATTGATCATCGTGCCGGTGTTGGGGCGTGGCGCGTTGCTGGGGTTATTCCTGACCACCCCATACGTGCGTGCCGGCGGGTTAGGGCAGGCGCTCGCCGACCATCTGCCGCGCCACAGCGGCTGGCAGGTATTGCTGGCCTGTGCGCTAGGGGGCCTGCTGGTGGCGGGCTGGGTCGGGGTATCGGCGCTGGTCATCGCTCTAACGGTATTTATCGGGTTGCGCCAGATGATGTTGCGCAGGCTGGGAGGGTGTACCGGGGATACGGCAGGCGCCTTGCTGGAGCTGCTTGAAATGGTGGTGTTGGTGGGGCTGGTGCTGATCTGGAATTGAGCGCTACCTGTCTGGCTGGGGATTCAGTTTGAAATTTCCTGAATTAAAATTTGCATTCCCTTAATCGCGGGTATATACACGCACTATGCTTGCCTCCCAATGTTTGTGCATCAACCTGCGTCGCGCCGCTCGGGGCGTCAGCAGGTATTACGACGGCGCCCTCGACGGCTTCGGGATCAACGTCGCCCAGTATTCCTTGCTGAGCAACCTGGCGCGCCTGGACCAACCGAGTATCTCTTCCCTGGCCGAGGCCATGGGCCTGGACCGCAGCACCCTGGGGCGCAACCTGCGGGTACTGGAAGGTGAGGGGCTGGTGGCGCTGGCCGAAGGTGAAGACTTGCGCAATCGCATTGTCGAACTCACTGAAGCCGGGCATGCCCGGCTGGCGGCGGCGTTGCCGGCCTGGGAAGCGGCGCAACAACGATTGATCGATAAGCTGGGCGCCGAAAAGCGCGCAACGTTGCTGGCCTTGCTGGATGAACTGGCGTGAAGCCGGTTCGTTCGAAGATAAGCGGGTATATACCCGTGACCGGAGAATAAAATGACATCGATGTGGCGTACCTGTGGTTGGGTTCTGGTGGGCGGCGCGCTGATCCTGGCGTTGTCCCTGGGTGTACGGCATGGCTTCGGGCTGTTTCTGGCGCCGATGAGTGCCGAGTTTGGCTGGGGTCGTGAGGTGTTTGCCTTCGCCATTGCCTTGCAGAACTTGATCTGGGGCTTGGCGCAACCTTTTACCGGGGCGCTGGCCGACCGCTTCGGTGCCGCGAAAGTCGTGCTCATCGGTGGCGTGCTGTATGCCCTCGGTCTGGTCTTCATGGGCATGGCCGACTCGCCATGGTCGCTTTCATTGAGCGCGGGTCTGTTGATTGGTATCGGTCTGTCCGGCACGTCGTTTTCGGTGATCCTCGGCGTGGTCGGGCGTGCTGTGCCGCCGGAAAAACGCAGCATGGGCATGGGGATCGCCAGCGCTGCCGGCTCCTTCGGCCAATTCGCCATGTTGCCTGGCACGCTGGGGCTGATTGGCTGGCTCGGCTGGTCTGCCGCGCTGTTGGCGCTGGGGCTGCTGGTGGCGCTGATCGTGCCGCTGGTGAGCATGCTCAAGGACACCCCTGCGCCGCTGACCGGTCATGAGCAAACCTTGTCCGAAGCGCTGCGCGAGGCCTGCAGCCACTCCGGCTTCTGGCTGCTGGCGGTTGGCTTTTTTGTCTGTGGGTTCCAAGTGGTATTCATTGGCGTGCATTTGCCGGCCTATCTGGTGGACCAGCACCTGGCGGCCAGCGTCGGCACGACCGTGCTGGCCCTGGTCGGCCTGTTCAATATCTTCGGCACCTACACCGCAGGCTGGTTGGGCGGTCGGATGTCCAAGCCGCGCTTGCTGACCGGGTTGTACCTGTTGCGGGCGGTGGTGATTGGCTTGTTCCTGTGGTTGCCGGTGACGACTACCACGGCTTACCTGTTCGGGATGGCGATGGGCTTTTTGTGGCTGTCGACGGTGCCTTTGACCAACGGCACGGTAGCGACGTTGTTTGGTGTACGAAATCTCTCAATGTTGGGTGGGATCGTGTTCCTGTTCCACCAGTTAGGTTCGTTCCTGGGGGGCTGGCTGGGTGGGGTGGTATACGACCGAACCGGCAGTTATGACTTGATCTGGCAGGTGTCGATCCTGCTCAGTCTGCTGGCGGCGGCGTTGAACTGGCCGGTGCGTGAGCGTCCGGTGGCGCGGCTGCAAGTTCAGGCAGGTGCGGCATGAGCCGCGTAGGCCCGTGGTTGATTGCTGCCGGTGCCGGCCTGCTGCTGGTGGTCGCCTGGTGGGGGTGGCATCAGGGCGGGCTGGCGTTGATGCAACTGGGTATGGGCACCTGCTGAGCGGTGGAGGCGCCGGGTAGGGGGGAGTAACGTCGGGGTCTGACGTGCTTTCAAGGAGATTGCGACATGCTGATGCGCAGGTTTGCTGTACCCGCTCTGCTGCTGGCTTTGACCGGGCACGTATGGGCCGCTGACTGCCCACCCATGCTGGAGGGCTCGCTGCCCAAGTTGCGGGCCAAGGAAAACATCGATCTGTGCCAGCGTTTCGCCGGCCAGCCGCTGGTGGTGGTCAACACTGCCAGCTTCTGTGGTTTCGCCCCGCAGTTCAAAGGTCTGGAGGCACTCAACCAGCGCTATAAAGGTGACGGTCTGCAAGTGCTGGGAGTACCGTCCAATGACTTCAAACAGGAATCCAAGGACGGCGAAGAGACGGCCAAGGTCTGCTACGTCAATTATGGCGTGACCTTCACCATGACCGAGCCCCAACCGGTACGCGGCGCGGACGCCATCCCGTTGTTCAAGCATCTGGCCGAACAGTCCGGGGCACCGAAATGGAACTTCTACAAGTATGTCGTGGACCGCCAGGGTAAAGTCGTCGCCAGCTTCTCCAGTCGGACCAAACCCGACGATCCTGAATTCATCCAGGCGGTAGAAGCGGCCATCGCCTCCCGCCCCTGATCGCCAGTCACGAAAAAGCCCCGCCTCTTTGCAGAGTGCGGGGCTTTTTTTCGCTTCAGATGGCGAGGGGTTCAGGCCCGCCATGAATCATCAGAAACGGTAGGTTGCACCGACACCGAAGCCATTTGCGCTGTTTTCGTATTCAGCGTTGTAGGACTGGCCCAGAGCGTTGCTGTGATTGACGCTGACTTTCTCTTCCTTGAGATAGGAATACGCCACGTCGATGGTCAGGTCTTCGGTCGGGCTCCAACCTGCACCCAGGCTGAAGATGGTCCGGTCGCCGGTAGGGATGCGTGGCGAGCGGTCGATGTTGTTGGTAGGTGACTGGTCGAAAGTCAGGCCGGTACGCAGCACCCACTGTTTGTTCAACTGGTAGGACGTACCGATGGCGTAGGCCCAGGTGTCATGCCAGTTCTGTTCCTCGGTAATGGTGCCAAGGAACGCAGGGGCCAGTGCACCACCGTTTGCAGGCGTGACGCCTTCGTTGTCCACGGTGATTTCTTTCAAGCGGCTCCAGCGAGTCCAGGTGCTGCCGGCATAAAGGGTCCAGGCATCGTTGAGCTGCTGGGTGACCGAAAAGTCCACCGATTCAGGTGTCGTGATGTCCAGCGAAGCGTCATAACGCGCCCCGCTCAGGAACCCGGCAGGAGTGCCGGCACCCGGGCTTACCTTGGTGTGGCCTTCAAGTTTGTACTTGACCTTGGAGTGGTAGGTCAGGCCAACACGAGTGGTGTCGGTCGCCTGGACCAGCACGCCGATATTGTAGCCATAGCCAATGTCGTCGCCCTTGATCTTCACTTCGCCATCGTTCGGTGAAAGCGGCGTGGTCAGGGTCGATTCCAGTGCGCCGGAAATGTGGTTGATGGTCGGGCCGAAACCGATCGACACCTTGTCGTTGAAGGCGTAGCTGACGGTGGGCTGGAAGGCGACGACTTTCACTTCGCTCTTGCTGCCGAAGTTGCGACCCTGGAAGCTGCTTTCATAATCGGTGATCAGGCCGAACGGTGCGTATACACCCAGGCCGAAAGCCCATTGATCATCGATAGGCTTGACGTAATAGCCCATCGGAACGGCAGTGAACGGCACCATGTCGCCCTTGTTGGTGCCCGATTGGCTACCGCTGGCGTCGTTGATGTCGGTGGACGCGTCGATAGCGGCCATACCGCCCGTAACTTGCTGGCGCTTGAGGCGCGACATGCCGGCCGGGTTGCCAAACACAGTGCTTGCA is drawn from Pseudomonas rhizophila and contains these coding sequences:
- the cobU gene encoding bifunctional adenosylcobinamide kinase/adenosylcobinamide-phosphate guanylyltransferase: MLQLILGGARSGKSRLAEKLATDSRLPVTYIATSQPLDGEMNERVAQHRARRPAEWALVEEPLALARVLRDNAGSGQCLLVDCLTLWLTNLLMLDNLEQLTAERDALLECVGALPGEIIFVSNETGMGVVPLGELTRRYVDEAGWLHQALAERCQRVVLTVAGLPLTLKGTAL
- a CDS encoding adenosylcobinamide-GDP ribazoletransferase; translated protein: MLAFWIALQFLSSLPVRLPGMPEPAQLGRSLLFYPLVGLLFGGLLWGLDALLLGTPLLLHGALLLTAWVLLSGGLHLDGLADSADAWLGGFGDRERTLLIMKDPRSGPIAVITLVLVLLLKFAALLALIEQRQTLALIIVPVLGRGALLGLFLTTPYVRAGGLGQALADHLPRHSGWQVLLACALGGLLVAGWVGVSALVIALTVFIGLRQMMLRRLGGCTGDTAGALLELLEMVVLVGLVLIWN
- the cobC gene encoding alpha-ribazole phosphatase family protein; translated protein: MTLHLDLLRHGETELGGGLRGSLDDALTDRGWQQMREAVAARGPWDRLVSSPLQRCARFTEQLGVQLDVPVHLDKGLQELHFGAWEGCSAAALMDTDAEALGRFWADPYAFTPPDGEPVLEFSKRVLAAVERLRTAYAGQRVLLVSHGGVMRLLLARARGLPREQLLNVEVAHGALFSLRVSPGSVLKEEG
- a CDS encoding OmpP1/FadL family transporter; the encoded protein is MKKMMLKTTLGLAVTLASTQIFASGFALNEQSISGMGTGFAGRSSSADDASTVFGNPAGMSRLKRQQVTGGMAAIDASTDINDASGSQSGTNKGDMVPFTAVPMGYYVKPIDDQWAFGLGVYAPFGLITDYESSFQGRNFGSKSEVKVVAFQPTVSYAFNDKVSIGFGPTINHISGALESTLTTPLSPNDGEVKIKGDDIGYGYNIGVLVQATDTTRVGLTYHSKVKYKLEGHTKVSPGAGTPAGFLSGARYDASLDITTPESVDFSVTQQLNDAWTLYAGSTWTRWSRLKEITVDNEGVTPANGGALAPAFLGTITEEQNWHDTWAYAIGTSYQLNKQWVLRTGLTFDQSPTNNIDRSPRIPTGDRTIFSLGAGWSPTEDLTIDVAYSYLKEEKVSVNHSNALGQSYNAEYENSANGFGVGATYRF
- a CDS encoding glutathione peroxidase, which codes for MLMRRFAVPALLLALTGHVWAADCPPMLEGSLPKLRAKENIDLCQRFAGQPLVVVNTASFCGFAPQFKGLEALNQRYKGDGLQVLGVPSNDFKQESKDGEETAKVCYVNYGVTFTMTEPQPVRGADAIPLFKHLAEQSGAPKWNFYKYVVDRQGKVVASFSSRTKPDDPEFIQAVEAAIASRP
- the cobT gene encoding nicotinate-nucleotide--dimethylbenzimidazole phosphoribosyltransferase; this encodes MNHRWWLDPCKPLDTQALEQAAVRQQQLTKPAGSLGRLEAVAVQLAGLQGQVKPSLDQLWIAIFAGDHGVVAEGVSAYPQEVTGQMLLNFVSGGAAISVLARQLGASLEVVDLGTVTPSLALPGVRHLNVGPGTANFVQGPAMTVTQGEQALLAGRDSVLRAVAAGTQLFIGGEMGIGNTTAASALACALLDCPVTHLVGPGTGLDAAGVSRKAQVIERALALHGAQRNDPLQTLFNLGGFEIAALAGAYLACAQQGVAVLVDGFICSVAALVAVRLNPQCRQWLLFGHRGAEPGHRHVLETLGAEPLMDLGLRLGEGSGAALAVPLLRLACDLHGQMATFAEAAVADRPA
- a CDS encoding cobyric acid synthase; its protein translation is MTTVMVQGTTSDAGKSTLVTALCRWVRRQGVSVVPFKPQNMALNSAVTADGGEIGRAQAVQAQAAGLQPHTDMNPVLLKPNSDTGAQVIIHGRAVTTMNAVAYHDYKAIAMQAVLASHERLSAAYPVVMVEGAGSPAEINLRAGDIANMGFAEAVDCPVLLIADINRGGVFAHLVGTLELLSPSEQARVKGFIINRFRGDIALLQPGLDWLEARTGKPVIGVLPYVMDLHLEAEDGLDQRQADKAEQVLKVVVPVLPRISNHTDFDPLRLHPQVDLQFIGPGQPIPAADLIILPGSKSVRSDLAYLRANGWETAIHRHLRYGGKLLGICGGLQMLGQQVHDPLGLEGAAGSSTGLGLLAFETTLEHEKQLRNVRGRLALEEAEVSGYEIHAGVTSGPALENPAVQLDNGRCDGAQSLDGQIFGTYLHGLLESPAASSALLRWAGLQNVQAVDYHGLRERDIERLADLVERHLDTGLLRELCGI
- a CDS encoding MFS transporter yields the protein MTSMWRTCGWVLVGGALILALSLGVRHGFGLFLAPMSAEFGWGREVFAFAIALQNLIWGLAQPFTGALADRFGAAKVVLIGGVLYALGLVFMGMADSPWSLSLSAGLLIGIGLSGTSFSVILGVVGRAVPPEKRSMGMGIASAAGSFGQFAMLPGTLGLIGWLGWSAALLALGLLVALIVPLVSMLKDTPAPLTGHEQTLSEALREACSHSGFWLLAVGFFVCGFQVVFIGVHLPAYLVDQHLAASVGTTVLALVGLFNIFGTYTAGWLGGRMSKPRLLTGLYLLRAVVIGLFLWLPVTTTTAYLFGMAMGFLWLSTVPLTNGTVATLFGVRNLSMLGGIVFLFHQLGSFLGGWLGGVVYDRTGSYDLIWQVSILLSLLAAALNWPVRERPVARLQVQAGAA
- a CDS encoding MarR family winged helix-turn-helix transcriptional regulator, which produces MLASQCLCINLRRAARGVSRYYDGALDGFGINVAQYSLLSNLARLDQPSISSLAEAMGLDRSTLGRNLRVLEGEGLVALAEGEDLRNRIVELTEAGHARLAAALPAWEAAQQRLIDKLGAEKRATLLALLDELA